From the genome of Ziziphus jujuba cultivar Dongzao chromosome 6, ASM3175591v1, one region includes:
- the LOC125419846 gene encoding LOW QUALITY PROTEIN: ATP synthase epsilon chain, chloroplastic-like (The sequence of the model RefSeq protein was modified relative to this genomic sequence to represent the inferred CDS: inserted 2 bases in 2 codons) — MTLNLCVLTSRRIVWDSEVKEXILSTNSGQIXVLPNHAPIAIAVDIGILRIFLNNQWLMMALMGGFARIGNNEITVLANDAKKGSDIEPQEAQQTLEIVEAYLSKAKSKRQTIEANLALGRARTQVEAINVIL, encoded by the exons ATGACCTTAAATCTTTGTGTACTGACCTCGAGACGAATTGTTTGGGATTcggaagtgaaag atattttatctacTAATAGTGGACAAA GTGTATTACCAAACCATGCGCCTATTGCCATAGCTGTAGATATTGGTATTTTGAGAATATTCCTTAACAACCAATGGTTAATGATGGCTTTGATGGGTGGTTTTGCTAGAATAGGCAATAATGAGATCACTGTTTTAGCAAATGATGCGAAGAAGGGTAGTGACATTGAACCACAAGAAGCACAACAAACTCTTGAAATAGTGGAAGCTTACTTGAGTAAAGCTAAAAGCAAGAGACAAACAATTGAAGCAAATCTCGCTCTCGGACGAGCTAGGACACAAGTAGAGGCTATCAATGTGATATTGTAA